One genomic region from Prunus persica cultivar Lovell chromosome G3, Prunus_persica_NCBIv2, whole genome shotgun sequence encodes:
- the LOC109948014 gene encoding uncharacterized protein LOC109948014 codes for MASESALRFQLMDLQKGSQPIDTYLRHAKSLADSLAAINEPVSPKELVTAVLQGLGSDYKMLVKAILNFPPLPDFANLRARLLAFDAQAPRISHDQNTVLMATQSSPHTTGHTSFPSHRGGGSSSNMCGGWHGRGRCGWSNFSSSWSNPWNGFQQPKWPNQPWPSFAPSSGSQSSWPSIQPPWAQSAASSKHSARPNSAPGVLGTA; via the coding sequence ATGGCCAGTGAATCTGCTCTTCGTTTTCAACTCATGGATTTGCAAAAAGGCTCTCAACCCATTGATACTTACCTTCGTCATGCTAAGTCCCTTGCGGATTCATTGGCTGCCATCAATGAACCTGTCTCCCCAAAAGAACTTGTCACTGCTGTGCTTCAGGGTTTAGGATCCGATTACAAAATGCTCGTCAAGGCAATTCTCAATTTTCCTCCACTTCCTGACTTTGCTAATCTTCGTGCTCGTTTGTTAGCTTTTGACGCACAGGCTCCTCGAATCTCTCATGATCAAAACACAGTGCTAATGGCCACCCAATCCTCTCCACACACCACCGGTCATACTTCCTTCCCTTCTCATCGTGGTGGTGGCTCTTCCAGCAACATGTGCGGTGGCTGGCACGGTCGTGGCCGTTGTGGCTGGAGCAACTTCTCATCTTCCTGGAGCAACCCGTGGAATGGCTTCCAGCAGCCCAAATGGCCTAATCAACCGTGGCCTTCTTTTGCTCCAAGTTCTGGATCTCAAAGTAGCTGGCCTTCCATTCAGCCTCCTTGGGCCCAATCTGCCGCTTCTAGCAAACACTCTGCACGACCCAACTCAGCTCCGGGTGTCTTAGGAACCGCTTAG
- the LOC18778294 gene encoding uncharacterized protein LOC18778294, whose translation MCSSEGDCRPLGFLLGLPFALLSLVLSIVGIVIWIVGLLLTCICPCCLCVTVVVELALELVKAPIHVMEWFTSQIPC comes from the exons ATGTGCTCTTCAGAAGGTGATTGCAGGCCTCTGGGCTTTCTGCTCGGCCTTCCTTTTGCTCTCCTCTCCCTCGTCCTCTCCATCGTCGGCATCGTTATCTGGATCGTCGG ATTGTTGCTGACTTGCATATGCCCGTGCTGTTTGTGCGTGACGGTGGTCGTGGAGTTGGCTCTGGAGTTGGTCAAAGCCCCAATTCATGTGATGGAGTGGTTCACTTCTCAAATCCCCTGCTAA